In one Vagococcus entomophilus genomic region, the following are encoded:
- a CDS encoding glycoside hydrolase family 1 protein, whose translation MKKFPKNFLWGASTSAYQVEGGWNQDGKEPSVQDIRKPVPDTTDFKVASDHYNRYKEDVKLFKELGLKAYRFSISWTRVMSHGKVNEKGLAFYDNLINELLAQGIEPIPTVFHFDLPFSLQAEGGWANRATIDAFVTYCQLLFERYGDRVNYWQTINEQNMLVFASRALDGKTASWKEVFQGNHHMLVAQAKAMKIYHEGGYPGKIGPAPNIACVYPKSEKPEDMLAAEYMSALRNWLFLDPAVYGRYNHLAMRMLKAMDAVPEITAEDEQVLKENTADFIAFNYYNSMTVAASKNGKQNDAKDQQSGFSIPGFFQTETNQHLPITEFSNWPIDPVGLRVTANQLYERYHLPVLITENGLGQEDTLTSDGKIHDNYRIEYLAAHIEQMRLAIEDGVEFIGYCPWSAIDLISTHEGFRKRYGFVYVNREDFDLKDLKRYKKDSFFWYQQVIQQNGLEK comes from the coding sequence ATGAAAAAATTCCCAAAAAATTTTTTGTGGGGGGCTTCAACAAGTGCTTACCAAGTTGAAGGAGGATGGAACCAAGATGGAAAAGAGCCGTCTGTACAAGATATTCGCAAGCCTGTTCCAGATACTACCGACTTTAAAGTTGCTTCTGACCATTACAATCGCTACAAAGAAGACGTGAAACTCTTTAAAGAATTAGGCTTAAAGGCATATCGTTTTTCGATTTCTTGGACAAGAGTCATGTCACACGGAAAAGTGAACGAAAAGGGTTTAGCATTTTACGACAATCTTATCAACGAATTATTGGCTCAAGGAATTGAACCTATTCCTACTGTTTTTCATTTTGATTTGCCTTTTTCTTTACAAGCAGAAGGAGGGTGGGCCAATCGTGCTACCATCGATGCTTTTGTTACTTATTGTCAATTATTATTTGAGCGTTACGGGGACCGAGTGAACTACTGGCAAACGATTAACGAACAAAATATGTTGGTATTTGCTAGTCGAGCTTTGGACGGCAAAACGGCTAGTTGGAAAGAAGTCTTTCAAGGCAATCATCATATGTTAGTGGCACAAGCGAAGGCGATGAAGATTTATCATGAGGGTGGTTATCCAGGGAAAATTGGCCCCGCTCCTAACATTGCATGTGTGTATCCAAAGTCAGAAAAACCAGAAGATATGTTAGCTGCGGAGTATATGAGTGCCCTTAGAAACTGGCTATTTTTGGATCCAGCAGTCTATGGAAGATACAATCATTTAGCCATGCGAATGTTAAAAGCTATGGATGCAGTTCCAGAGATCACAGCAGAAGACGAGCAGGTTTTGAAAGAAAATACAGCGGACTTTATTGCCTTTAATTACTATAATTCAATGACTGTTGCAGCTTCTAAAAATGGCAAACAGAATGATGCGAAAGATCAGCAATCTGGCTTTTCAATACCGGGATTCTTTCAGACTGAAACAAATCAGCATTTGCCGATAACTGAATTTTCGAACTGGCCAATTGATCCAGTCGGGCTTCGTGTGACCGCAAATCAATTATATGAGCGCTATCACTTACCAGTTTTGATTACTGAAAACGGCTTAGGGCAAGAAGATACCTTGACAAGTGATGGAAAAATTCATGATAATTACCGAATAGAATATTTGGCAGCACATATTGAACAAATGAGACTGGCTATTGAAGACGGGGTAGAGTTTATCGGTTATTGTCCTTGGAGTGCAATTGATTTGATCAGTACACACGAAGGATTTCGTAAACGGTATGGATTCGTTTATGTAAATCGTGAGGATTTTGACTTAAAAGATCTGAAACGTTACAAAAAAGATAGCTTTTTCTGGTATCAACAAGTGATTCAGCAAAATGGATTAGAAAAGTAG
- a CDS encoding ROK family protein, whose amino-acid sequence MEEYLGIDVGGSFIKYGVINENGNVLSQNKIPSNRKEPEKIIESLIQIILKIKNVRPLVGVALSIPGVISEKSQMLTSGALEGLYRYNLAQILGDKTKMKVCIVNDAKAVGYAEKWIGAGKNCHNFVCLPLGTGVGGTIVLNGKVIQGRTGAAGEFGLMLMGLGKSEPVGYDSASFHCGAVAGLCRIYNRKLGNRAFEDWELDIKKILLCASQGQLQAIESLEEFYNNVAVLLLNITVSLDPEKILIGGGISENETIMDGIKKALKVLVTRYPEISAIGTPAIESCQLGNAAGMIGAVARMLEGERKNEKYGEVY is encoded by the coding sequence GTGGAGGAATATTTGGGTATTGATGTTGGGGGCTCTTTTATCAAGTACGGCGTGATCAATGAAAATGGAAACGTTTTATCACAAAATAAAATCCCAAGTAATCGAAAAGAACCAGAAAAAATTATTGAATCCTTGATTCAAATTATTTTAAAGATAAAAAACGTAAGACCGCTTGTGGGTGTTGCACTGAGTATCCCCGGTGTGATCAGTGAGAAAAGCCAAATGCTGACATCAGGGGCATTGGAAGGCTTGTATCGGTACAATTTAGCACAAATACTAGGAGATAAAACAAAGATGAAAGTTTGTATAGTGAACGATGCCAAAGCAGTTGGCTATGCGGAAAAATGGATTGGTGCTGGAAAAAATTGTCATAATTTTGTCTGTTTGCCTCTAGGGACTGGAGTAGGGGGGACGATTGTACTCAATGGCAAAGTCATTCAAGGTCGTACTGGCGCAGCAGGAGAGTTTGGACTGATGCTGATGGGACTTGGTAAAAGTGAGCCTGTAGGATATGATTCTGCTAGCTTTCACTGTGGTGCAGTTGCAGGCTTATGTCGAATCTATAATCGAAAATTGGGGAATCGCGCGTTTGAAGATTGGGAGTTAGATATTAAAAAAATATTGCTATGTGCAAGCCAAGGTCAACTTCAAGCGATTGAAAGCTTAGAAGAATTTTATAACAATGTAGCAGTATTATTACTCAATATTACGGTTTCGCTAGATCCTGAAAAAATCTTAATTGGCGGTGGAATCAGTGAGAATGAAACCATAATGGATGGAATAAAAAAAGCGCTCAAAGTACTTGTCACCCGTTATCCAGAGATTTCAGCCATAGGGACGCCTGCTATTGAGTCGTGCCAATTGGGGAATGCGGCTGGAATGATTGGAGCAGTAGCAAGAATGTTAGAAGGGGAGAGAAAAAATGAAAAATATGGAGAAGTTTATTGA